The genomic DNA ATGCGCCAGGTGCGCTATGCCGACCTGGCGCGGCTGAAATGCAGCATGAAGAAGATCGCGCCCTTCATCGTCACGGCCGACTACCGGCCGCCGCGCGACACCACGCCGTCCGAAGCGCTGCGCCGCTCGATGGCGGACGTGCAGCAGCAGATGCCGCTGTGGCCGGAGCTGCAGGCGGCATGAGCATCGACGGCGAACCGGGCGACGCCGACGATACCGCGGCGCCCGTCGATGCCGTCGCGCTGGCACTGGCCGGCCACCCGATCCCCGTCGCCACATTCGGCGACTTTCGCACGGCCGCGCGCGACCTGATCGTGCGCCGGGTCCCGCCCGAATCCGTACAATGGTCCGGCAGCGAAACGCCGCATGGCGATTTGCTCAGCGCGGCCACGTCGGGCCTGGCGCCCAGCCTGCCGCCCGGGTTGCTGGCGCAGCCGCCGGCCCCGCCGCCGCGCATTCCCCGCAGCTTGATGGAAATGCTGCAAAGCGCCGCCTGCTACCGCGCCCCGGACCGCTGGGCGTTCCTGTACAAGATCGTATGGCGCTGGCAGCAGGGACAACAGGAGATCCTGTCGATGGCCGACGAAGACGGCGCGCGCCTGCAGCACATGGTGAAAGCGGTGCGCCACGAGGAACACGATATGCATGCCTACCTGCGCTTTCGCGAACGACCGCCGGAAGCGGGCGATCCGCGCTTCGTGGCGTGGTTCGAACCGGCGCACGACGTGCTGCCGCAGGTGGCCCAGCATTTCGCCCGGCGCATGGGCAAGACCAGCTGGATGATCGGCACGCCCGAGGCCACCGTGCTGTGGGACGGCCACACGCTGCACAGCACCGGGCCGCTGATGCGCAGCGCAGCGGACGTGGAGGACAGCGGCGAGGCGCTGTGGCTGACCTACTACCGCAGCATCTTCAACCCCGCCCGCCTGAACGCGGACATCATGCATGGTCATATCCGCACGCGCTTCTGGAAAAACCTGCCGGAAGCGGCCGTGGTGCCGCACATGGTGTCGCAGGCCGCCGCCGGCGCGCGCAAGGTGGGCCAG from Pseudoduganella armeniaca includes the following:
- a CDS encoding UdgX family uracil-DNA binding protein (This protein belongs to the uracil DNA glycosylase superfamily, members of which act in excision repair of DNA. However, it belongs more specifically to UdgX branch, whose founding member was found to bind uracil in DNA (where it does not belong), without cleaving it, appears to promote DNA repair by a pathway involving RecA, rather than base excision.) yields the protein MSIDGEPGDADDTAAPVDAVALALAGHPIPVATFGDFRTAARDLIVRRVPPESVQWSGSETPHGDLLSAATSGLAPSLPPGLLAQPPAPPPRIPRSLMEMLQSAACYRAPDRWAFLYKIVWRWQQGQQEILSMADEDGARLQHMVKAVRHEEHDMHAYLRFRERPPEAGDPRFVAWFEPAHDVLPQVAQHFARRMGKTSWMIGTPEATVLWDGHTLHSTGPLMRSAADVEDSGEALWLTYYRSIFNPARLNADIMHGHIRTRFWKNLPEAAVVPHMVSQAAAGARKVGQLDTVGKRGGTTIPIAAEKAAPERQQPSSLDDCRRCDLWQNATQAVAGQGARHAKIMLLGEQPGDQEDLAGKPFVGPAGALLDKAMIDAGMDRRKVYITNAVKHFKWEPRGKRRLHKTPAQKEVMACHYWLETELETIAPDIVVALGSTALKSILQSGSVTMKDYMGQPFQHDGRWVVVTYHPSYALRVPSAEARHEAVAAIVAALKLAQRLADGEQP